The following coding sequences are from one Maniola hyperantus chromosome 7, iAphHyp1.2, whole genome shotgun sequence window:
- the LOC117984072 gene encoding anoctamin-8-like isoform X6: MEGDNVGIGNHEKEEHESSSHSTPHEHKSFAEFAKDKLDSAGRELRRRLPMAGQLGAHLMHPRRLLLHSTPTQQTDVVLTFPKGLPDSMLLWLLQKLRGSRPRLRVCVRQHASSQCAAFYITADDDVLLQTAEEIHLPMLLKPEFGGGYKEFTVRDMHCYQRGCSAAELLNSQERGALVKHVLESARAEPGDEHALEPALTLRPGQSIVPACVSRGVVANMFPLHERTALENLRKKWVKTLFTPQPLDEISEYFGVKIAMYFAWLGHYTQSLTVPAVVGFVFWVWLGTANDYWKDIAYVLFSLFNVLWACVYLETWKRYSNVLAYRWGTLDQRDELLVEPRPLFQGEMGTSEVTGRPEPQYAAWRRRVWRHCVSLPLMLLCLGVAGLATFALLRTQDWWEETIFYFSWIPRAFLAILIAVEEEVYARIARWLNDKENYRLETKYENHLILKIALFQFVNSFMSLFYIAFYLQDMDKLKEQLAVLLITRQIIRNVKESALPYLIENLRLAKICFDVFGAISPSKVPTAAQLSDGFEKKTSSSGDPPEMLINGGTEKDDRRNSDSLVGQKVIHQAELESQLFKYDGTFAEYLEMLTQLGHVVLFSAAFPLAALCALLNNACEVRADAFKLCHVAQRPFGERVSSIGSWQHAMEAMVAVAVLVNCALIGLSGPVHRLLPDATPAQTILVIVALEHVVLVIVLCLRIAIPEIPAWLATEMAKVEFQRREAIKNAHAPLLSEGTSSDDVRLSCLVTPRTGTPTTPKQNDKPVEKKRINIGKIPEIPPFR, encoded by the exons ATGGAGGGTGATAACGTGGGTATCGGTAATCATGAGAAGGAGGAGCACGAGAGCAGTTCCCATTCCACGCCGCACGAGCACAAATCTTTTGCTGAATTCGCGAAGGATAAATTGGACAGTG CTGGCAGAGAGCTGCGAAGACGTCTTCCAATGGCAGGTCAGCTGGGAGCTCACCTCATGCACCCGAGACGATTGCTGCTGCACTCTACGCCCACACAGCAGACAGATGTTGTCCTCACATTTCCAAAAG GCCTGCCGGACAGCATGCTGCTGTGGCTGCTGCAGAAGCTGCGCGGCAGTCGGCCACGGCTGCGCGTGTGCGTGCGTCAACACGCGTCCTCGCAGTGCGCTGCCTTCTACATCActgctgatgatgatgt TCTCTTACAAACTGCAGAAGAGATCCACCTCCCGATGTTGCTGAAGCCAGAATTTGGTGGAGGGTACAAGGAGTTCACTGTGCGGGACATGCATTGCTATCAGAGA GGCTGCTCAGCAGCGGAATTACTCAATTCGCAAGAACGAGGTGCGTTGGTAAAGCACGTGCTCGAGTCAGCACGCGCCGAGCCCGGGGACGAGCATGCTCTGGAACCCGCGCTTACTCTGCGACCCGGACAGAGCATTG TACCGGCGTGCGTAAGTCGCGGCGTAGTGGCAAATATGTTCCCATTACACGAGCGGACAGCTTTGGAGAATTTGCGGAAGAAATGGGTTAAGACGCTGTTCACACCACAGCCCTTGG ATGAAATCAGTGAATATTTCGGTGTAAAAATAGCGATGTACTTCGCTTGGCTCGGGCACTACACACAGTCGCTAACGGTGCCGGCCGTCGTTGGATTTGTATTTTGG GTATGGCTGGGGACAGCAAACGATTACTGGAAGGACATAGCCTATGTGCTGTTTTCATTATTTAATGTTCTATGGGCGTGTGTTTATTTAGAGACATGGAAAAg ATACTCCAACGTTTTGGCGTATAGATGGGGTACTTTAGATCAAAGGGATGAACTATTGGTGGAGCCTCGACCGCTGTTTCAG GGGGAAATGGGTACAAGCGAGGTGACGGGCCGGCCCGAGCCGCAGTACGCGGCGTGGCGACGTCGCGTGTGGCGACACTGCGTGTCTCTGCCCCTCATGTTGCTATGTCTAGGGGTCGCAGGGCTCGCCACCTTCGCCTTGCTACGGACACAG GACTGGTGGGAGGAGACGATATTCTATTTCAGTTGGATACCGCGCGCGTTTTTAGCGATATTGATAGCAGTAGAAGAGGAGGTGTATGCGCGGATCGCGAGGTGGCTTAACGAcaaag AAAACTATCGACTCGAGACAAAGTATGAAAACCATCTGATTCTCAAAATAGCATTG TTTCAATTCGTCAACTCGTTTATGAGTTTGTTCTACATTGCGTTTTATCTACAGGACATGGATAAGTTGAAAGAG cAATTAGCCGTGTTGCTTATAACCAGACAGATAATTAGGAATGTCAAAGAATCTGCATTGCCATACCTAATCGAAAATCTGAGGTTGGCGAAAATTTGCTTCGACGTGTTTGGTGCGATTAGTCCTAGCAAAG TACCAACAGCAGCGCAGCTCTCAGATGGGTTCGAGAAGAAGACATCCTCGTCCGGAGATCCGCCGGAAATGCTGATAAACGGCGGGACAGAGAAAGACGACAGACGAAACTCGGACTCCCTCGTCGGACAGAAGGTCATACACCAGGCTGAACTAGAGTCGCAGTTGTTCAAG TACGATGGAACGTTCGCGGAATACCTTGAGATGTTGACTCAACTGGGCCACGTGGTGTTATTCTCCGCCGCGTTTCCGCTCGCGGCGCTTTGCGCGTTGCTAAACAACGCGTGCGAAGTGCGCGCGGACGCTTTCAAGCTGTGCCATGTGGCGCAGAGGCCTTTTGGAGAGAGAGTCAGCAGTATTGGCAGTTGGCAG CATGCGATGGAGGCTATGGTAGCGGTGGCGGTGTTGGTAAACTGCGCTCTCATAGGGCTGTCGGGCCCCGTGCATAGACTGTTGCCCGACGCGACGCCCGCGCAAACGATACTCGTCATTGTTGCCTTAGAG CATGTAGTGCTGGTTATAGTGCTGTGCTTGCGCATCGCCATACCAGAGATCCCGGCCTGGCTGGCCACGGAGATGGCCAAGGTGGAGTTCCAGAGACGGGAGGCCATCAAGAATGCGCACGCGCCGCTCTTG TCGGAAGGCACAAGTTCGGACGACGTGCGCTTGTCTTGCCTCGTGACGCCGCGCACGGGCACGCCCACCACGCCCAAACAGAACGACAAGCCCGTGGAGAAGAAACGCATCAACATCGGCAAGATTCCCGAGATCCCGCCCTTCAGGTAA
- the LOC117984072 gene encoding anoctamin-8-like isoform X5, whose protein sequence is MEGDNVGIGNHEKEEHESSSHSTPHEHKSFAEFAKDKLDSAGRELRRRLPMAGQLGAHLMHPRRLLLHSTPTQQTDVVLTFPKGLPDSMLLWLLQKLRGSRPRLRVCVRQHASSQCAAFYITADDDVLLQTAEEIHLPMLLKPEFGGGYKEFTVRDMHCYQRGCSAAELLNSQERGALVKHVLESARAEPGDEHALEPALTLRPGQSIVPACVSRGVVANMFPLHERTALENLRKKWVKTLFTPQPLDEISEYFGVKIAMYFAWLGHYTQSLTVPAVVGFVFWVWLGTANDYWKDIAYVLFSLFNVLWACVYLETWKRYSNVLAYRWGTLDQRDELLVEPRPLFQGEMGTSEVTGRPEPQYAAWRRRVWRHCVSLPLMLLCLGVAGLATFALLRTQDWWEETIFYFSWIPRAFLAILIAVEEEVYARIARWLNDKENYRLETKYENHLILKIALFQFVNSFMSLFYIAFYLQDMDKLKEQLAVLLITRQIIRNVKESALPYLIENLRLAKICFDVFGAISPSKVPTAAQLSDGFEKKTSSSGDPPEMLINGGTEKDDRRNSDSLVGQKVIHQAELESQLFKYDGTFAEYLEMLTQLGHVVLFSAAFPLAALCALLNNACEVRADAFKLCHVAQRPFGERVSSIGSWQHAMEAMVAVAVLVNCALIGLSGPVHRLLPDATPAQTILVIVALEHVVLVIVLCLRIAIPEIPAWLATEMAKVEFQRREAIKNAHAPLLSEGTSSDDVRLSCLVTPRTGTPTTPKQNDKPVEKKRINIGKIPEIPPFS, encoded by the exons ATGGAGGGTGATAACGTGGGTATCGGTAATCATGAGAAGGAGGAGCACGAGAGCAGTTCCCATTCCACGCCGCACGAGCACAAATCTTTTGCTGAATTCGCGAAGGATAAATTGGACAGTG CTGGCAGAGAGCTGCGAAGACGTCTTCCAATGGCAGGTCAGCTGGGAGCTCACCTCATGCACCCGAGACGATTGCTGCTGCACTCTACGCCCACACAGCAGACAGATGTTGTCCTCACATTTCCAAAAG GCCTGCCGGACAGCATGCTGCTGTGGCTGCTGCAGAAGCTGCGCGGCAGTCGGCCACGGCTGCGCGTGTGCGTGCGTCAACACGCGTCCTCGCAGTGCGCTGCCTTCTACATCActgctgatgatgatgt TCTCTTACAAACTGCAGAAGAGATCCACCTCCCGATGTTGCTGAAGCCAGAATTTGGTGGAGGGTACAAGGAGTTCACTGTGCGGGACATGCATTGCTATCAGAGA GGCTGCTCAGCAGCGGAATTACTCAATTCGCAAGAACGAGGTGCGTTGGTAAAGCACGTGCTCGAGTCAGCACGCGCCGAGCCCGGGGACGAGCATGCTCTGGAACCCGCGCTTACTCTGCGACCCGGACAGAGCATTG TACCGGCGTGCGTAAGTCGCGGCGTAGTGGCAAATATGTTCCCATTACACGAGCGGACAGCTTTGGAGAATTTGCGGAAGAAATGGGTTAAGACGCTGTTCACACCACAGCCCTTGG ATGAAATCAGTGAATATTTCGGTGTAAAAATAGCGATGTACTTCGCTTGGCTCGGGCACTACACACAGTCGCTAACGGTGCCGGCCGTCGTTGGATTTGTATTTTGG GTATGGCTGGGGACAGCAAACGATTACTGGAAGGACATAGCCTATGTGCTGTTTTCATTATTTAATGTTCTATGGGCGTGTGTTTATTTAGAGACATGGAAAAg ATACTCCAACGTTTTGGCGTATAGATGGGGTACTTTAGATCAAAGGGATGAACTATTGGTGGAGCCTCGACCGCTGTTTCAG GGGGAAATGGGTACAAGCGAGGTGACGGGCCGGCCCGAGCCGCAGTACGCGGCGTGGCGACGTCGCGTGTGGCGACACTGCGTGTCTCTGCCCCTCATGTTGCTATGTCTAGGGGTCGCAGGGCTCGCCACCTTCGCCTTGCTACGGACACAG GACTGGTGGGAGGAGACGATATTCTATTTCAGTTGGATACCGCGCGCGTTTTTAGCGATATTGATAGCAGTAGAAGAGGAGGTGTATGCGCGGATCGCGAGGTGGCTTAACGAcaaag AAAACTATCGACTCGAGACAAAGTATGAAAACCATCTGATTCTCAAAATAGCATTG TTTCAATTCGTCAACTCGTTTATGAGTTTGTTCTACATTGCGTTTTATCTACAGGACATGGATAAGTTGAAAGAG cAATTAGCCGTGTTGCTTATAACCAGACAGATAATTAGGAATGTCAAAGAATCTGCATTGCCATACCTAATCGAAAATCTGAGGTTGGCGAAAATTTGCTTCGACGTGTTTGGTGCGATTAGTCCTAGCAAAG TACCAACAGCAGCGCAGCTCTCAGATGGGTTCGAGAAGAAGACATCCTCGTCCGGAGATCCGCCGGAAATGCTGATAAACGGCGGGACAGAGAAAGACGACAGACGAAACTCGGACTCCCTCGTCGGACAGAAGGTCATACACCAGGCTGAACTAGAGTCGCAGTTGTTCAAG TACGATGGAACGTTCGCGGAATACCTTGAGATGTTGACTCAACTGGGCCACGTGGTGTTATTCTCCGCCGCGTTTCCGCTCGCGGCGCTTTGCGCGTTGCTAAACAACGCGTGCGAAGTGCGCGCGGACGCTTTCAAGCTGTGCCATGTGGCGCAGAGGCCTTTTGGAGAGAGAGTCAGCAGTATTGGCAGTTGGCAG CATGCGATGGAGGCTATGGTAGCGGTGGCGGTGTTGGTAAACTGCGCTCTCATAGGGCTGTCGGGCCCCGTGCATAGACTGTTGCCCGACGCGACGCCCGCGCAAACGATACTCGTCATTGTTGCCTTAGAG CATGTAGTGCTGGTTATAGTGCTGTGCTTGCGCATCGCCATACCAGAGATCCCGGCCTGGCTGGCCACGGAGATGGCCAAGGTGGAGTTCCAGAGACGGGAGGCCATCAAGAATGCGCACGCGCCGCTCTTG TCGGAAGGCACAAGTTCGGACGACGTGCGCTTGTCTTGCCTCGTGACGCCGCGCACGGGCACGCCCACCACGCCCAAACAGAACGACAAGCCCGTGGAGAAGAAACGCATCAACATCGGCAAGATTCCCGAGATCCCGCCCTTCAG